A genomic segment from Bacteroidota bacterium encodes:
- the infA gene encoding translation initiation factor IF-1, translating to MSKQSSIEQDGTIIEALSNAMFRVELENGHIITAHISGKMRMHYIKILTGDKVKVEMSPYDLTKGRITFRYK from the coding sequence ATGTCCAAACAGTCATCGATAGAACAAGACGGAACAATTATAGAAGCGCTAAGTAATGCCATGTTTCGTGTTGAGTTGGAAAACGGACACATAATTACAGCTCACATTTCCGGTAAAATGCGGATGCATTACATCAAAATTTTAACCGGAGATAAAGTAAAAGTTGAAATGTCGCCTTACGATTTAACAAAAGGCAGAATAACGTTCAGGTACAAGTAA
- the rpmJ gene encoding 50S ribosomal protein L36 — protein sequence MKVRTSIKKRSEDCKIVRRKGRLYVINKKNPKFKQRQG from the coding sequence ATGAAAGTAAGAACTTCAATAAAGAAGAGAAGCGAAGATTGCAAGATCGTTCGACGCAAAGGTCGCTTGTATGTGATTAACAAAAAGAACCCTAAGTTTAAGCAACGTCAGGGATAA
- the rpsM gene encoding 30S ribosomal protein S13 yields the protein MARIAGIDLPKNKRGEIGLTYIFGIGRSSAQRILSQAGVDWNVKVQDWNDEQLNNIRTAVGEIKVEGALRSEVQLNIKRLMDIGCYRGIRHRSGLPLRGQRTKNNSRTRKGKKKTVANKKKVTK from the coding sequence ATGGCAAGAATTGCAGGTATTGATTTACCAAAAAACAAAAGAGGTGAAATAGGCTTAACTTATATCTTCGGAATAGGAAGAAGCAGTGCACAACGAATTTTATCACAAGCAGGTGTTGATTGGAACGTTAAAGTACAAGACTGGAACGATGAGCAATTGAACAACATCCGTACAGCTGTGGGTGAAATTAAGGTAGAAGGAGCGCTTCGTTCAGAGGTACAGTTAAACATTAAGCGATTGATGGATATCGGTTGTTACCGTGGAATTCGTCACCGTTCAGGTTTGCCTTTACGTGGACAACGTACTAAAAATAATTCTCGTACTCGTAAGGGTAAAAAGAAAACAGTTGCAAACAAAAAGAAAGTAACTAAATAA
- the rpsK gene encoding 30S ribosomal protein S11, producing the protein MRVDAIGEAHINATFNNIIIALTNTNGEVISWASAGKMGFKGSKKNTPYAAQLAAADCAKVAHEAGLRKVKVFVKGPGAGRESAIRTLHTSGIEVMEIMDITPIPHNGCRPAKRRRV; encoded by the coding sequence GTGCGTGTTGACGCTATTGGTGAAGCACACATCAATGCTACATTCAATAATATTATCATAGCATTAACCAATACCAACGGGGAAGTTATTTCTTGGGCATCGGCCGGTAAAATGGGTTTTAAAGGCTCAAAGAAAAATACTCCTTATGCAGCACAGTTAGCTGCAGCAGATTGCGCAAAAGTTGCTCATGAAGCGGGATTGCGTAAAGTGAAGGTGTTTGTAAAAGGACCTGGTGCAGGACGCGAAAGTGCTATTCGTACTTTGCATACTTCAGGAATTGAAGTGATGGAAATTATGGATATCACACCAATTCCTCACAACGGTTGTCGTCCGGCAAAACGCAGAAGAGTATAA
- the rpsD gene encoding 30S ribosomal protein S4: protein MARYIGPKSRIARKFKEPIFGPDKALEKKNYPPGMHGLTKKRAKQSEYAVQLQEKQKAKYTYGILEKQFANIFDRAARAHGVTGEVLIQLIEARLDNVVFRLGIAPTRSAARQLVSHRHITVNGHVVNVPSYTLKPGDIIAIREKSRSLEVINNSIATHPKEYPWLEWNRDTMTGRFVMVPERSQVPENIKEQLIVELYSR from the coding sequence ATGGCAAGATACATCGGACCTAAGTCCAGAATTGCTCGTAAGTTTAAAGAACCAATTTTCGGTCCTGATAAAGCATTAGAGAAAAAGAATTATCCTCCGGGAATGCATGGTTTAACCAAGAAACGTGCAAAGCAATCAGAATACGCTGTGCAGTTGCAGGAGAAGCAAAAAGCAAAATATACTTACGGTATATTAGAAAAGCAATTTGCGAATATATTTGACCGTGCTGCACGTGCACATGGTGTTACAGGTGAGGTATTAATTCAATTAATTGAAGCCCGTTTAGACAATGTTGTTTTTCGTTTAGGTATTGCACCTACTCGTAGTGCTGCTCGTCAGTTGGTTTCGCATCGTCACATTACGGTAAACGGACACGTTGTAAACGTTCCATCTTACACGTTAAAACCAGGTGATATAATTGCAATTCGTGAAAAATCACGTTCACTTGAGGTGATCAATAACTCAATTGCAACGCATCCTAAGGAATATCCTTGGTTGGAGTGGAACCGCGATACAATGACCGGACGTTTTGTGATGGTTCCTGAAAGAAGCCAGGTTCCTGAAAACATCAAGGAACAATTGATTGTGGAGCTTTACTCACGTTAA
- a CDS encoding DNA-directed RNA polymerase subunit alpha, whose protein sequence is MSILAFQKPDKVVMVNSTDREGQFEFRPLEPGYGITVGNALRRILLSSLEGFAITSIKIEGVDHEFSTLKGVVEDVTEIILNLKQVRFKKQIEMTDHERLTVTVSGKNTFTAGDIGKFTSGFQVLNPDLVICNMEPSVKIKMELTIDKGRGYVSAEENKPANAVAGVIAIDAIYTPIKNVKISIENFRVEQKTDYEKLILDVTTDGSIHPKEALKEAAKILIHHFMLFSDEKITLDSEDKVAGEEFDESSLHMRQLLKTKLFDMDLSVRALNCLKAADVETLAELVSFNKNDLLKFRNFGKKSLSELEDLVHSKNLTFGMNLAKYKLDKD, encoded by the coding sequence ATGTCAATTTTAGCTTTTCAAAAACCCGACAAAGTTGTAATGGTTAATTCAACTGATCGTGAAGGTCAGTTCGAGTTCCGTCCTTTGGAGCCAGGTTATGGTATTACAGTTGGAAATGCGCTTCGCAGAATTCTTCTTTCATCATTGGAAGGTTTTGCAATTACATCCATCAAAATAGAAGGTGTTGATCATGAATTTTCAACCTTAAAAGGAGTTGTTGAAGATGTAACTGAAATCATCCTAAACTTAAAGCAGGTTCGTTTCAAAAAACAAATTGAAATGACCGATCACGAGCGCTTAACAGTTACAGTTAGTGGAAAAAATACTTTTACAGCAGGCGATATCGGGAAATTTACATCAGGGTTTCAAGTATTGAATCCGGATTTGGTTATCTGCAACATGGAGCCTTCTGTGAAAATTAAGATGGAATTAACCATTGATAAAGGAAGAGGATATGTATCGGCTGAAGAAAATAAACCGGCAAATGCTGTTGCAGGAGTAATCGCAATTGACGCTATTTATACACCGATTAAGAATGTTAAAATTAGCATCGAAAATTTCCGTGTTGAACAAAAAACGGATTATGAAAAGCTAATTTTAGATGTTACTACTGACGGATCAATTCATCCAAAAGAAGCCTTAAAAGAAGCTGCAAAAATTTTAATTCACCACTTTATGCTATTCAGCGACGAGAAAATTACCTTGGATAGCGAAGATAAAGTAGCGGGTGAAGAATTTGATGAATCGTCGTTACACATGCGTCAATTGTTGAAGACAAAATTATTCGACATGGATTTATCAGTTCGTGCTTTAAATTGTTTGAAAGCTGCTGATGTTGAAACTTTGGCTGAGTTGGTTTCATTCAACAAAAACGACCTATTGAAGTTCCGTAATTTTGGTAAGAAATCATTGTCAGAATTGGAAGATTTGGTTCACTCAAAAAATCTAACCTTCGGAATGAACTTAGCTAAATATAAATTGGATAAAGACTAA
- the rplQ gene encoding 50S ribosomal protein L17, with product MLANMACSLILHKKINTTVAKAKELRKYVEPLITKSKDDSTHSRRTVFAYLKQKEAVAMLFRDVATKVATRPGGYTRILKTGNRLGDNAEMCFIELVDYNEFLTGETKSTAAAKPKATRRSRGAAKTGVKADADATIVEETTSDDAAEKKPKAKAAAKPKAEKAEKAPAKAKAKKKDDKE from the coding sequence ATGTTGGCAAATATGGCTTGTTCATTGATTTTACATAAAAAAATAAATACCACAGTTGCAAAAGCAAAGGAATTGCGCAAATATGTTGAACCTTTGATTACTAAATCAAAAGACGACAGTACTCACTCACGCAGAACTGTATTTGCTTACTTAAAGCAAAAGGAAGCAGTTGCTATGTTGTTCAGAGATGTAGCTACAAAAGTTGCTACACGTCCGGGAGGTTATACCCGTATTTTAAAAACTGGCAATCGTTTGGGTGATAATGCTGAAATGTGCTTTATTGAATTAGTTGATTACAACGAATTCTTAACAGGTGAAACAAAATCGACAGCTGCAGCTAAACCAAAAGCAACTCGACGTTCACGTGGAGCAGCTAAAACAGGTGTTAAAGCGGATGCTGATGCAACGATAGTTGAAGAAACAACTTCTGATGATGCAGCAGAAAAAAAGCCTAAAGCAAAGGCAGCAGCAAAGCCAAAGGCAGAAAAAGCTGAAAAGGCTCCAGCTAAGGCAAAAGCTAAAAAGAAAGACGATAAAGAATAA
- a CDS encoding VOC family protein, producing the protein MRQKLNLITLGTIDFEKSVKFFERLGWKKSEMSVESLALFPLGGITLALHPRHELAADAQQSDTAAGFAGITFSLNAKNESEVDAVLTEAVKAGGTLVKPAQKVYWGGYSGYFKDLDGHLFEVAFNPFWELDEQDNLKIQ; encoded by the coding sequence ATGCGCCAAAAATTAAATCTTATAACCCTTGGTACAATTGATTTTGAAAAATCGGTTAAATTTTTTGAAAGACTTGGCTGGAAAAAATCTGAGATGAGTGTCGAAAGTCTAGCGTTATTTCCTTTAGGGGGAATAACCCTCGCATTGCATCCCCGACACGAATTAGCTGCCGATGCACAACAATCTGATACTGCAGCCGGGTTTGCAGGAATTACATTTTCTCTAAATGCAAAAAATGAAAGCGAAGTTGACGCGGTTCTTACCGAAGCCGTAAAAGCAGGAGGCACTTTAGTAAAACCTGCGCAAAAGGTATATTGGGGAGGTTATAGTGGATATTTCAAAGATTTAGATGGTCATCTATTTGAAGTAGCATTTAATCCCTTTTGGGAATTAGATGAACAGGATAATTTGAAAATTCAGTAG
- a CDS encoding DinB family protein, with the protein MQATELKKQLLQKHIEFTNTIVALNESDFLHSAAGNKWNAGQQLQHIVMSVSPLIWALRLPKFVLKTWFGKANRKSRSYDELVLRYKQKLAEGGRAPARFSPKQIAFSQKENVRNKLLKLVEKLCSMQSKFSDEEFDLIILPHPLLGKLTVREMYYFTLYHVQHHHEQCITNLKK; encoded by the coding sequence ATGCAAGCGACCGAACTTAAAAAGCAACTCCTACAAAAACATATAGAATTTACCAATACTATTGTTGCGCTGAATGAAAGTGATTTTTTACATTCGGCAGCCGGAAACAAATGGAATGCTGGTCAACAACTACAACACATTGTAATGAGTGTTTCTCCTTTAATTTGGGCCTTGCGTTTACCAAAATTTGTACTTAAAACTTGGTTCGGAAAAGCAAATCGCAAGTCGCGCAGTTACGATGAATTAGTTTTACGTTACAAACAAAAACTGGCTGAAGGTGGACGAGCACCTGCCCGTTTTTCGCCCAAGCAAATTGCCTTTTCACAAAAAGAAAATGTTCGAAACAAGCTGCTAAAATTGGTTGAAAAACTTTGCAGCATGCAATCAAAATTTTCGGATGAAGAATTCGATTTAATTATACTTCCTCATCCATTACTGGGTAAACTCACCGTTCGAGAAATGTATTATTTTACGCTCTATCACGTACAACACCATCATGAACAATGTATCACTAACTTGAAGAAATAA
- a CDS encoding FdhF/YdeP family oxidoreductase, translating into MSEEKEHVHAENPEKFTGLKLTSPKTVAAGIPAVISSAEHIFSEMSVTRGLKALAKLNQKDGYDCPGCAWPDPDDERSGIAEYCENGAKAIAEEATSKKLTADFFAANSVADLSQLDDYQIGKKGRVAQPMFLAKGASHYTEISWNDAFQKIAVHLNSLSSPDEAVFYTSGRTSNEAAFLYQLFVREYGTNNLPDCSNMCHESSGVALNESIGIGKGSVKLEDFYEAEVILILGQNPGTNHPRMLSALQKAKEKGAKIISINPLPETGLISFSNPQTIKGALGIKAKLTDLFLQVKLNGDMALLQAVELLLLQEEEKNPGTVFDLPFIAQHTAGYAEFKKHLSGLNLAQLIAESGISEEQVIEFASLLKHKTKIIACWAMGLTQHKNAVDTIKEVVNLLLLKGSIAKSGAGTCPVRGHSNVQGDRTMGIYEKPSEAFLKNIQNAFNFEPPKKHGYDTVECIHAMKEGKAKVFIAMGGNFLSATPDTTYTAEALQNCKLTVHVSTKLNRSHLIHGEEAIILPCLARSDKDVVNGKEQFITTENSMGVIQLSKGNLKPVSTNLLSEPTIVCRMANAVLVNKSKVDWLKFGNDYDEIRNAIEKTIPGFNQYNQRVRIPGGFYLPNTSREGTFATLNGKANFNIAHIAPIKLKSNELMMMTIRSHDQFNTTIYGLNDRYRGVFNERRVIFMNANDIAKHGLKNGDVVDLYNNYDNVTRVAHKFIVIEFSIPERCTATYFPETNVLVPINSTADKSNTPTSKMVLITLQKSKQ; encoded by the coding sequence ATGAGTGAAGAAAAAGAACATGTTCATGCAGAAAATCCGGAAAAATTTACCGGCCTCAAATTAACTTCTCCTAAAACTGTAGCTGCTGGAATTCCTGCTGTTATTTCGAGTGCCGAGCATATTTTTAGTGAAATGAGTGTAACACGCGGATTAAAAGCCCTTGCTAAGCTCAACCAAAAAGATGGTTACGATTGCCCCGGATGTGCTTGGCCTGATCCCGACGACGAACGTTCAGGTATTGCCGAATATTGCGAAAATGGGGCAAAAGCTATTGCCGAAGAAGCAACTTCAAAAAAACTTACTGCCGATTTTTTCGCAGCAAATTCGGTTGCCGATTTATCACAACTCGACGATTATCAAATTGGTAAAAAAGGCCGTGTTGCCCAGCCCATGTTTCTTGCCAAAGGTGCAAGTCATTACACAGAAATTAGCTGGAACGATGCCTTTCAAAAAATCGCTGTGCATTTAAACTCGCTTAGTTCGCCCGATGAAGCTGTGTTTTATACATCTGGACGAACCAGCAATGAAGCCGCCTTTTTGTACCAGTTGTTTGTACGTGAATATGGAACCAACAACCTTCCCGATTGCAGCAACATGTGTCACGAAAGCAGCGGTGTTGCTTTAAATGAATCGATTGGAATTGGAAAAGGTTCTGTAAAACTCGAAGATTTTTATGAAGCTGAAGTTATTCTAATTCTCGGACAAAATCCCGGGACCAACCATCCTCGCATGCTTAGCGCATTGCAAAAAGCCAAAGAAAAAGGTGCTAAAATAATATCGATTAATCCACTTCCCGAAACCGGATTAATCAGCTTTAGCAATCCACAAACAATTAAAGGAGCACTTGGAATTAAAGCCAAATTAACCGATCTGTTTTTACAGGTTAAACTCAATGGCGACATGGCCTTGCTGCAAGCTGTTGAACTCTTGCTTTTACAGGAAGAAGAAAAAAATCCAGGTACTGTTTTCGATTTACCATTTATAGCGCAACATACAGCAGGGTATGCTGAATTTAAAAAACATTTAAGCGGTTTAAATTTAGCTCAACTGATAGCCGAAAGCGGAATTTCGGAAGAACAAGTAATTGAATTTGCATCGCTGCTAAAGCACAAAACAAAAATAATTGCCTGCTGGGCAATGGGTTTAACGCAACATAAAAATGCCGTTGACACCATTAAAGAAGTTGTAAATTTATTATTGCTAAAAGGCAGTATTGCAAAATCGGGTGCCGGCACTTGTCCGGTGCGTGGACACAGCAATGTACAAGGCGATCGCACCATGGGAATTTATGAAAAGCCATCTGAAGCATTTTTAAAAAACATTCAGAACGCCTTCAATTTTGAGCCTCCCAAAAAACACGGTTACGATACTGTTGAGTGCATACATGCAATGAAAGAGGGCAAGGCAAAAGTTTTTATTGCCATGGGTGGAAATTTTCTTTCGGCAACACCCGATACAACCTACACTGCCGAAGCTTTACAAAATTGCAAACTCACGGTGCATGTGAGTACTAAATTAAACCGAAGCCATTTAATACACGGTGAAGAAGCCATCATATTGCCTTGTTTAGCCCGAAGCGATAAAGATGTTGTAAATGGTAAGGAACAATTTATAACTACCGAAAACTCAATGGGAGTAATCCAATTGAGCAAGGGAAATTTAAAACCGGTCTCTACAAATTTACTGAGCGAACCAACAATTGTTTGCCGCATGGCCAATGCTGTATTAGTTAATAAATCTAAAGTTGATTGGCTAAAATTTGGAAATGATTACGATGAAATTCGGAATGCAATTGAAAAAACCATTCCGGGCTTTAATCAATATAATCAACGAGTACGAATTCCTGGAGGATTTTATTTACCCAACACTTCACGTGAAGGAACATTTGCAACCTTGAATGGAAAAGCAAATTTTAATATTGCACATATTGCTCCTATTAAATTAAAAAGTAATGAGTTAATGATGATGACCATTCGCAGTCACGATCAGTTTAACACTACAATTTATGGCCTTAACGATCGCTATAGAGGAGTTTTTAATGAGCGTAGAGTAATTTTTATGAATGCAAACGACATTGCAAAACATGGTTTAAAAAATGGCGATGTGGTTGATTTATACAATAACTACGACAATGTAACGCGTGTAGCACATAAATTTATTGTTATTGAATTCAGTATACCTGAACGATGCACAGCTACTTATTTTCCTGAAACAAATGTGTTAGTTCCCATTAATAGTACTGCCGATAAAAGTAATACACCTACTTCAAAAATGGTATTAATTACCCTTCAAAAATCGAAGCAATAA
- a CDS encoding transporter: MRKLVVVYSLLLWSGVATACDFCNCYLGINPHYKKNSIGLRATSSNYNGSHMESTELEKYNLTTRDFEENRSTYEIQAQYYPVQKLQLQLFIPYILNTETMSDNAYRSFTTVPASTARISHADHTASQTEQTAVEKSSKISGMGDPLLLAKFQVFNINGWDSTALQQRMLLGAGLKLPLGKSHFDAAINPIEKSHQPGTGSWDVLPNLTYLAKYKAIGVNVNLSYMITTEDKHGFKNSNRWNANVSVYKEFMKGKFAVYPSLGLYYEQAGMTNYQGSNLEKSGGNLILAHGGLDFYYRKFSLSTAFHLPTLQKLNGAQPHMNYRFIVGLSYVINS; this comes from the coding sequence ATGAGAAAACTGGTGGTAGTCTACTCATTATTGCTGTGGAGTGGAGTGGCAACAGCCTGTGACTTTTGTAATTGTTATTTAGGAATTAATCCTCATTACAAAAAAAACAGTATTGGTTTGCGCGCTACTAGTTCAAATTATAATGGCTCTCACATGGAGTCTACTGAATTGGAAAAATATAATTTAACCACACGCGATTTTGAAGAAAACCGTTCAACGTATGAAATACAAGCACAGTATTATCCTGTGCAAAAGTTGCAATTGCAATTGTTTATACCTTACATTCTAAATACTGAAACAATGAGCGACAATGCATATCGGTCCTTTACTACTGTTCCTGCAAGTACTGCTCGAATTAGTCATGCCGACCATACTGCTTCGCAAACGGAACAAACAGCCGTCGAAAAGAGCAGCAAAATTTCGGGCATGGGTGATCCCTTGTTACTGGCAAAATTTCAAGTGTTTAATATTAACGGATGGGATAGTACAGCACTTCAACAACGCATGTTGCTTGGTGCCGGACTAAAACTCCCTTTAGGTAAATCGCATTTTGATGCAGCGATAAACCCCATAGAAAAATCGCATCAACCGGGTACAGGAAGTTGGGATGTATTACCTAATTTAACCTATTTAGCAAAGTATAAGGCAATAGGTGTAAATGTAAATCTGTCGTATATGATAACAACGGAGGACAAACATGGATTTAAAAATTCGAATCGATGGAATGCCAATGTATCGGTGTACAAGGAATTTATGAAAGGTAAGTTCGCGGTTTATCCTTCTTTGGGGTTGTATTATGAACAGGCAGGTATGACAAATTACCAAGGTAGTAATCTTGAAAAATCGGGTGGAAATTTGATTTTAGCCCACGGCGGTTTGGATTTTTATTACCGTAAATTTTCACTTTCCACAGCCTTTCATTTACCAACATTACAAAAATTAAATGGAGCTCAACCGCATATGAACTATCGATTTATAGTGGGTTTGAGTTATGTTATCAATTCTTAA
- a CDS encoding c-type cytochrome, translating into MRILAIVLPSLLYLSCKKDKDLVNEIPGKQVISLSIPLGFPYPAIPADNEPTIFRINLGKRLFQDPIFSRDSTISCASCHKENLFFTDGLPVAIGIDSLKGIRNAPSLLNVAYQPYMLWDGGVPNLEQQVLAPIDAHNEMDFDINKIVTRLNRIEDYRLAFQNAYDENASVYSVTRAIACYERTLFSKPTRYDDYEYNSNSTALNASEKRGYDLFFGEKGECFHCHGEYNFTDNSFKNNGLYLNYADSGRARITLQQSDVGKFKVPSLRNIAHTAPYMHDGSLATLEAVVEHYNSGLKAHPNKSALLKPMNLTVQEKADLVNFLKAISE; encoded by the coding sequence CTGCGAATTTTAGCAATTGTATTACCTAGTTTGCTTTATTTATCCTGTAAGAAAGATAAGGATTTAGTAAACGAAATTCCGGGAAAGCAAGTAATCAGTTTATCAATACCCTTAGGTTTTCCATATCCTGCTATACCGGCCGACAATGAACCAACTATATTCCGAATAAATTTAGGTAAGCGCTTATTTCAGGATCCGATTTTTTCGCGTGACAGCACTATTAGCTGTGCGAGTTGCCACAAAGAGAATTTATTTTTTACCGACGGTTTACCGGTAGCTATTGGTATTGATAGTTTAAAAGGTATACGCAATGCACCTTCGTTATTAAATGTTGCCTATCAGCCCTATATGCTATGGGATGGAGGTGTTCCCAATTTAGAACAGCAAGTATTGGCTCCCATTGATGCTCACAATGAAATGGATTTCGACATCAACAAAATTGTAACGCGCTTAAACCGTATTGAGGATTACAGATTAGCATTTCAAAATGCTTATGACGAAAATGCCAGTGTTTATAGTGTTACTAGAGCTATTGCCTGTTATGAAAGAACTTTGTTCAGTAAGCCTACCCGATACGACGACTATGAATATAATTCGAATTCAACTGCTTTAAATGCTTCCGAAAAACGTGGATACGATTTATTTTTTGGTGAGAAAGGCGAATGTTTTCATTGTCATGGTGAATATAATTTTACCGACAATAGTTTTAAAAACAACGGCTTGTATTTGAACTATGCCGATTCGGGAAGAGCAAGAATTACGCTTCAACAAAGCGATGTAGGAAAGTTTAAGGTTCCTTCATTACGCAATATTGCTCATACCGCACCTTACATGCACGATGGTAGTTTGGCTACTTTAGAAGCTGTTGTGGAACATTACAACAGTGGTTTAAAAGCCCATCCAAACAAGAGTGCATTGCTAAAACCAATGAATTTAACTGTTCAGGAAAAAGCAGATTTAGTGAATTTTTTAAAAGCAATTTCAGAATAA